A single genomic interval of Syntrophobotulus glycolicus DSM 8271 harbors:
- a CDS encoding baseplate J/gp47 family protein: MIDEKVLDEILPVPDIEKLKEETVAQLKSEGFSITNFSSGGIFYTLLMIVLRIRIELINLLRRVLNNMFVAHAEGIWLKLKAADFGKKQKEALKTQGYVTVTRGEGAEAVRIAKGHVFKTIKDVNGEELRFFVLKDTVLQKGAETVGVLVEAEREGSRYNVPPGQITRSLTHLEGGCTVSNGSDWIVREGSDIEDVESLRERTLRSWSELATRPIAEKYQNACEQVPGVLFVKVNDMHPRGQGTVDIIVTGTAGEATEGLLAQVRAEVDKIIGNYDDVLVKSSTTIEQPVSVTVTIPDTVSDDGIADSVKAAISELLQIRKNRELNELTHADIVHAVKSKVASVRNVKVTVPSEDVFLDSDKVIILGEVSVTVERT, from the coding sequence TTGATTGATGAAAAGGTTCTTGACGAGATTCTTCCCGTCCCGGACATCGAGAAGCTCAAGGAGGAGACGGTCGCGCAGCTTAAAAGCGAGGGCTTCTCAATAACGAACTTCAGCTCGGGCGGCATCTTTTACACCCTCTTGATGATAGTCCTCCGCATCCGCATCGAGCTCATCAACCTCCTCCGCCGTGTGCTCAATAACATGTTTGTCGCTCATGCTGAGGGGATATGGCTCAAGCTCAAAGCGGCGGACTTCGGCAAGAAACAAAAGGAAGCCCTCAAAACGCAAGGCTATGTCACTGTGACAAGGGGAGAAGGCGCGGAGGCCGTTCGCATTGCCAAAGGGCACGTCTTCAAGACCATCAAGGACGTCAACGGCGAGGAGCTCCGATTCTTTGTCCTGAAGGATACCGTCCTTCAGAAGGGCGCGGAGACGGTCGGCGTCCTCGTGGAGGCCGAACGGGAGGGCTCAAGGTACAATGTACCACCCGGGCAGATAACGCGCTCCCTGACGCATTTAGAGGGCGGCTGCACGGTCTCCAATGGTTCTGACTGGATAGTCCGGGAAGGCAGCGACATTGAGGACGTTGAGAGCCTCCGGGAGCGCACCCTCCGCTCGTGGTCTGAGCTTGCCACAAGGCCCATCGCCGAGAAGTATCAAAACGCTTGTGAACAGGTTCCGGGCGTGCTCTTTGTCAAGGTGAACGATATGCACCCGAGAGGTCAAGGAACGGTCGACATCATCGTCACAGGGACGGCGGGAGAAGCGACGGAGGGCCTCCTTGCACAGGTGCGGGCCGAGGTCGACAAGATTATCGGCAACTATGACGACGTGCTCGTGAAGAGCTCTACGACCATAGAGCAGCCTGTCTCCGTAACCGTGACCATCCCGGACACCGTTTCGGATGACGGCATCGCCGACAGCGTGAAGGCTGCTATCTCGGAGCTGCTTCAGATACGGAAAAACCGGGAGCTCAACGAGCTCACTCACGCCGACATCGTCCACGCTGTCAAAAGCAAGGTCGCATCCGTCCGCAATGTCAAGGTTACGGTTCCAAGTGAGGACGTCTTCCTTGACAGCGACAAGGTCATCATCCTCGGTGAGG